Genomic segment of Eupeodes corollae chromosome 2, idEupCoro1.1, whole genome shotgun sequence:
AACCAATCACCCTTATTAcgacaattttcaatttcagtcgagtcatttttataaagaaaaatacttaGGTACAGATATGGATATTAAAATGGACACAGAGACAGTTGTTAAgagtaaaactaaattaaaacaacaacatgtattaaaagtagttttaacacttattcaaaagttataatctcttatgcaaaataacaagggttttattttttgtttgcttgttgaTCGTTTGGAGATGAAGCGTTCCTTaggcaaaaatatgtttttgctagacattaaaatagaaacccAATGGAACACAGACCTCAATTTTAACTATAGTTCAATTTAGGAAGtacattcaaattattttaataatactaCTATTAATTCTAAGGAAAAAATATGGGTCGCAGTAAGCATTGTTCCCTAGAAGAGAAAGCTGTCATTTTAGTTCTACGAAGTGAGGGAAAATCTTTGAGGGAGATAGCCAGAATAATGAGCAGATCtctcaagttgattgcaaaagcaatttgaccgcTGAGAGCCAAAAAACAGGTGAAAGCAAAACAACCCCAAAAGAAGACTGAGAGATAATTTGCGCCtcaaaaaaagatgattacaagttttcaaaggaaataaaaaaaaaaaactacagcttTCAATAACTTCCAGAACTGTTCGTAGAAGACTTGTTGAAGCTAGCTTGCTCAGAAAGATCGCAAGAATGGTGCCCTTTCTAAGGAAAACTAAAGATAACAACGCGATTTACATTCGCCCAAGATTATTTTAATTGGAGTGGGCCAGATGGAGAAAAAAAAGTGGAGGAATGTTTTGTGGATGGACGGAATAAAGATAAATTTGTACGGAAGTGATGGCAGACAAACAGTTTAAAGGCTTAATTTGAAAGAACTGAATCCCAAATACATCAAAAAAACGTGGCGGTAGTATCATACTTTGGGGATAATTTTCTTGGTATGGCGttggaccaatacatttgattgagggtaaaatggatcaaaatatgaaggtgaatatCATTAAATCCCATGACTTAAATCCCATACAAAATTTTGGGGGAgaaacatttaacaacaaattaaaccGCACTGTAGAGGATGGTTCAACAGGAGcggtacaatatttcaattgacagatgccgccgattattattattatggccaggctaccagatattaaaataatttttaatgccAGAATAGCttcgcatttaatttttttttaaactttgtatctattttaatgtctaagatatttgttcctttttttacagttatgaatttaaaatagctTATGTTATGATTTtactacaatttaaaaaaaaaataagaaaatgacgaccaaacttgaaataaataatctttttaagtcaataaaaaatttaacttttaaaactctgttggattattctattttattgtcCATATCTGTATGTAGATATATTTCTGTATGgacatttttaagtattttaaaaatcatacgAAAACACAACTCGTTCTTATCAAAAAGCTTCCACGGAAACCGctgatattgaaaaattgatattttcaaaataattacttacttacttaaggtggcgctacagtcctgtgtaaactagggccttacccaacaaacatCTCCATCTAGctaggtccctagctagatgatctcagcgctggtgttgttttctgcgtttacagcggagccttggtaaaagaagtccttgactacttcaaaattacgtctgtcgatggtgacgttttgaccaagacgtaggtattgtatgtcctttcttgacgacagcatgtatgtactttgttttgccctcattaaccgttaaacccatttttcccgcctctgcctcaatactcacaaaagccccattgacatcacgctgagttcttcccaatatgtcaatgtcatcagcatatgctagcaattggacagacttttgaaagatagtgcctctagtgttgacgtgtgatgagctctgcactattctttcaagcacgattttaaaaaatcacatgacagcacatcaccttgtctaaaaccttttttgacatcgaaagggtCTCTTAAGTtatttcaacctttatggagcagcgtgaattctccatggtcatcttgcacaaacggacgagttttgcagggatgccaaactagacatggctctataagccataagctgaagcgtgtttgtgtttcagccataaagctCGCCCgtgtcgatgaaaagatggtgggtgccgatttggtgttcttgggttttttgcaggatctgccgtaatgtgaatatttgatcaactgtggactttcctggtctaaaaccacactgataaggacctatcagcttgttgacgatgggctttagacgttcacatattacgggagagaagatcttataggcgatgttaagaacactgattcctctatagttggtgcagtttagagggtctctttttttcaggatcgggcaaacaatattgaggttccgttcatcgggcatgctttcttccgaccatatcttacagataagttggtgcaggcttctaaccaacttatctccagctgctttaaagaactCTACATTCGAACCATCCGCTGCAGCGGCTTTAttacgggattgttggctttcgtcgtctatgttgaatttatcatcctgcctgacagcgaaatttggttcgtcgtcgctgttgtacagtctgcagaagtggtcctttcatatcctcagcattgactgcggtcccactatgatgtttccattttcgtctttgcagcctttggttctggatatatgtacctgtgaatttcgtttcaactattcataaaactttcgaactttattcctgctttAAAACCTCGCAACATCTTCGAcccctctcttttttcttctgagaagtcagtgttcctctcgcctcttctatAGAGCAGCTCTCattcttttatgcagcgccgctttgcgtgcttgttgtttggctgcatttgcctgtcgaTATTCCTTATCAAAcaaagggttccttgttggtggtttcttgaaacccagaacatcagaggcggcttctctgattgcatcttggcaatgttgccactggttttcggtTCAttgtggcagagaacttcgagagaggatACTTGTAAcacggtcggaaaaggatttagcGATCTCTTgggattgtagccgttcgatgttgtaccttctcccagcatctccctgttttgcattgggtctggaaatccgatgtcctaccttggctacaatgaggtagtggtccgagtcgatgttagctcctcggaaagttcggacatccatgatgctagaAGCGtgcctggcgtcgatcgcaatatggttaatctggttgacggtagattgatctggagttCTTCTGTGGAAGTTGAGATgttgaaaacgcgtactggctaccatgacgtgtcgccccgcagcaaaatctatgagcatgaatccgttgtcggaggtgttgttgaaataaattgatacCGAAAGAAACCAACACAGAAGGGTTGagatcaaacaaattaattaaatgcgGGTAAGACACTTCATTGGATTCAAATCCATTCGATTCGCCAGGCACAAAGTAGTAGAATATTGGACCAATGAGTCGATTGACAAAGCCTGTAATACGAATTACGATAATCGTTACAAATCCACCGTTTTAGTTATTTGTTTAGTTTCGACTGTTATAGGTGTGAGTTTGCTTTTGAGCCCgctatttgagaaaataaaaacaaaatttaagtaaaatgcaTTGATCCATTCTCGTTTTAATGGGTCCCTGAATTGCTTTTCAAATTCTGGAAGGACAAAAATTATGTGGgttgaaatattttctgaatGAAACTCATAATGAACCTAAATAATTGATGTATGTATCTCctgaaagaagaaaatttaagtaaataaatttaaacatttttttcttttcgtttccAATATGAGAAggtcttgtttttatttttttattaaatttgattggttttgtttgattttgttttgttgtttgtttttaagtaattatttttgttgtttataaaccTTCTCACATACATTCATTAACAATCTTTTTTCATCTgtcttttcttcaaaatattatttagtacaaaaatgtatacgttattattaataacaaattttttctcttaattttggtttgtttttgttttgttcaacaGGAAATGCTTACATTTATgagtgttttgttgtttttctttttgtcagaAAGGCATGtgagtatataaaaaaaaaacagaacaaaaacaaaaaggatttccatgaaataaacttaaaggaggtaaaataaagaaaacatacaaaattaataaaagaaaataatgttgaaaaaataatcaattatcTCTCTTtagcttaaataatttaacaataatataCAATTCTATAAAATGCATTTTGGccaagaagaaaaattatataaaataaaaaggattaaaGGATATAATATTATTAGTCAAACGATAGATTTACAAcagagaaaaagagagagagagataaatacaaaaattacaacaaaatgttgcttgtttttttttttagttattaatttatgaaaaatgaagaaaaattcaaatttaaacttaaaaaaatactcaaaacaattttctcttttttcttcttttgataaaaaataaattggactatagattttgttttaaatttgtatgcagtgattgttaatttttgtttttgttttttgtttaagggaTGAGAGCGTGtgtgcttttattattttgtttttgttttttgttttgcttgtggaaaatatttctaattttgtttgtttttcttttcgttaacatattttaattttttgtcaaaactaTTTCAGTCCTTCATGTGAATGGGTATCACAAATTTGTGTCCAAATGGACTTTTGTACTTGATGCCAGCGTCGCGATAAAATTTATCTGGAATTCCTAGATTGCAAAGATACAATTTGCCACAGTTCGTTGATATGCCATTGAGCGGTAGTGTTGGGAGTATTGAGTACTTAATTGGTACGTCACGAATGCCATTCCGTGGTGGATCGATAGCGAGAATTGAagctctaaaaataaacacaacattatttatattttgaaagcgTGGTTTTTACGGTATATTTCTTACCGGTTTTCCTTCAACCATTTTGTAACACTTGACGACAAATTTTCACAACAAGTCGACAATATCACAAGATCAGGAGTTGGTAAAGCTTTAATGaggaataaagtttttattaaaaccgaAGTTTCAAGAATTTTTCGTGATTTTTGTGTGTAACTTACCATCAACTGAGTAAACAATTGTGTTGCCAGTTGccttaaaaagtaaaacttcAGTACTGGTTCTTTCAATGCTTGGATCTTCTTGCAAATAAAGAAGAACCTTGAGGCCATGTGATGCCAATTGACGTCCTGTCGCAGCACCAATTTCGCTAACTCTATAAAAATTACAGTAAATCAAATATTTGTCTATATTTGTCATAATACTCGTAaataaattacctaaaatttttTGACTTGTCACAAATAATTGCAATCGTTGGCCATTGATGGCAATTGTTTGGCGTTAGCCTTCTTGCCCCGCCCAGCAAGAGAATGGCTAAATCAGTTGTGCCTCTTGCCAAAATATCATTTTGGCGTTGAATAGACAAACCACAAGCTTCAGCAGTCTGTTCGATCTTCAAGCGTACGAAGCTTGGTATAGTTGGAACAATAAGACcttcatcttttaaaataacacatacttaagaacattttcaaatctaaagGAGACTCTTTAAATACCTGTTACAAAATCTGTAGAATTATCAAACATAGTTTCAATCTGACGCAGCTGTAAAGGTGCTCcctctaaaatattttcatcgtGGCGATATTTCTTGTCCTGCACTGAAACCGCCTGCCGAACCAAGTCTGGCTTCTGTTCGGCCTCAAGTACATCCCACAAAGCCTGCTTATCAAACAAAGCTAGATTTCCCTCGAAATCGAAGTCTTCATTCATAATGGGATCATCGACGGACGTTCCGAAGGTCTGATTCTGTTTCAGACTACCTTCGCGACGGCATTTCTTTcgttgtttattaaaattaacacgATTAAGTTTCCCCCCGTTTGCATTTCCACCAACAGGAGCAGTAGCAGCTATAATACCATTTCCATTGCCATTGCCATTTCCATTGAGAGAACAACTTGGATTATTATTTACCGATGCTGATCGATTGGCATTTACTATGTCTATGGGTTTACTCATGCTGCCGAAACTTTCTGGTGTGGTTGTTGCAGCAAATGAGGTTCCCATGCGTACTTCTACTTTCGGTGGTATTaaattgccaaaaaattgcGCTACACTGTTAGTTGTTGGCGGCGTTCTGGTGTTGGTAGTGCCATTGGTTACTGTTGACGATGATGTGGAAGCGTTGGCAGCGCCTATTAAGGATGTTATGCCATTCATATTGCTTGAACTGACGGTGGGAGCTTTTGGAAACCTCTCTGACGTTGGCGTTCTATACAATAATGGgttgaataaagaaaaataatattctaatTAACAATTATAAAGAATTATTGTTTGACTTTAATGAAAGCGAAACAGATTACGGGACAACATAGATTTCGGAAATGTATTAACATAAGAGGACAGAGGCAGACACAAATCTACATTGTGCAAATCTGAACGGAATCATTCCtactaaaaactttgaaaagatTAATTGATATACTTTTACAAGCAAATATTGATACAAGATTTCTGTCTACATCTAACAAGCCTACTGCAGGTGTAATGCGGTGGAAACGGCGAATAAAGAGTACAGTATGGTTGCCTCCTCGTTATAGAAGGTGGTTTTAACAACATTTACACATCTGCACTGCCATATCTAAATGTAGAGAGCACACTTGGTGAAAATACTGACTTgtaaaataattaactcaaaattaGGCGGATCTTTTGGTATAAGTTCGGTAATTTCTCTCTGGAACCTGATAAAATTATTGTCTATAATGTATTGCTATACAAATTTCAGGGAAGCGTCTTAGCATCATAAAATTactcttataaaataaattgagtggcgcaacagtccattgtgaactatggcctagtgacttacaactctcacccattcctgtgtgcgaataatgttgtcaggaatggaagggacctacagttttcaagccgaatccgaaaatccaatttgaggaagcacttttcatgacaagaattactcttagaagatttgtcaattcctcgcaagacaCAATACCCGTGGAaagaactttagatggcacaggcagggattgaacccaaggcctctggcatgacaCTCCAACGCACttatcatcatgccacgggtactactaaaataactcttacaaaacgcgATTACATTAGACAGATTAGCGTGATTTAGATGTCAACCGTTTAAGCTCTATAAAAGGTATCGAATTAAAGTTCTCATACGAAGCTAATTATCTGAAAATGGGTCTTATCttcgataaaaataataagaactaTGCTGGCCACCGCAacgtggtgttctatcccctctcctctggaacctagtggtgaatgaaatcctaactagtctggatgcggagggtttcaaaGTGGTAGCCTATGCAGACGTTGCCTTTGGCAGTTTcaagaaagcatcttaacaccctaaaagagctcttacaaaatgccttagacagactaattcTTTGGGAAAATTCCATTCCTCTCATAtaaaaggaatccaattaaaattctcagacgaggctaaatacttGAGTCTTGTCTtggataaaaaactaaattggaaacgcaatgtacaggaaagagtcaaaaaagccactgtagctctcttttttttggcaaaaactaAATGgtgcttacaacccagaatcacgcattggctatacacatcggtaatcagaccgattttaatgtacggtgtggcagtatagtggactgctttagagaaaggtataaacagggataagttaaataaagtccaacattcagcttgcctatgtataagcggatcgcttcgcacgaccacATCTACGGCACTGGACaacttactctacctaacacctcttgacatttttaacaaacaaatagctgcaagctctgctattcgcctcaaagcttcgtcacaGTGGACTAACAATAACATtgaccactccgtaattctaaggtatttagaatcaattccaaagcacacagactacactatcccccaactgcaattcgacataaatttccagatttctgtaCCTCctagatctttttgggagaataggacattcctggaagacgagtcaatccatttttatacagatgggtcaaaaacaaaagaagggagctggtggaggtgtgtactctaaacgactgaaatttagtctctcattccgccttcccaatcattaaagcgtgttccaggcggaacttttggcgataaaagaagtcttatcgtggcttaaagaaaacgtgatatcaacacctgatatccgtattttctctaacagccaggccgctatcaaatctctggactctgcctctacaaactctataacagtccataactgtcgaccatctctaatggagatggcacaacagtttaatattcatctttgctgggtgccgggccatagacattccaggtaacacTGTAAGCAGATGAACTCGTCAGGAATGGTACAGTGCAGTTTATCCTAccacgtactggcataccaatcgctacttgtaaacttttgctaatgcaagacgctgtgaggagggcaggcaccaggtggaacaacatcaccacgtgttaAGTCACACAGAACATCtagccaacactggatttaaaacgttcaaggtgcttgctctctctaagcagatcgcatataagctcgataataggtgtcatgaCCACatactgtctaataggaaagcacgccacgcgactaggcgtattctcaaatgttTTTTGCAGAAtctgtatggacgagaaagaggaggaaactactcttcatcttctctgtactctggctcgaaaacccaagaattacctaggagaattcttctttaacgatcaaAACTATCTAAATCaaatcagcataatcagcctttcacgtttcgaaagagactctaactggttctattaagcttaggaggaagcctcaagatttatgtcgtatcacaatgggccattaaactggcctaagtgtgtccatttccatcttggacagccactataacctaacctaaccatgctGGCCAGTACGTTAGTCAATGGTGAGGCCTAAAGAACCATTATTACGAACTTTTTCATTCAATACTTGATGTACCGAAGCTGTAGTTTAAACAAGACGGCGTATAATGCCATACAGTTGGTGCCACAATtgatctatttaaaaaaattgagccACATAGTTTCACATTAGCGACCCGCGAATTGGCCTTCATGATCGGTTGAATATGTGGAGTCGCTAGTCTACGCTGCCGATAAGCCGAAACCATTGATTTGAAGGACAATATTTGCAGTATTTTTGCCAATATACGACTACAAATAATGGAAGAAGTCGTAGAAAAAAATGCCGGGAGATATTTTTccgaagaaataaaatttcgaatcaatttaaaaaaatcatctttgttttatttcatttcaaaattctacacatcttaaaaaaaacacccttaatAATAAGCGGAAAAATCTGCGACGCTAAACATCGTAATCTATCTGACACCTCTAAATACACTAAGCAAATAAACTAGCTACAAGCCCTCTAATTCGCCTTAAAGCTTTTAACACATACTTCACCAAActctaaatttcaaaaatctataGCCttcagatctttctgggagaatAAGACATTCCTGGAAGAAGGGTCAATTTCTTTTATACTGATGGATCAAAAACTaatgaaacttaaaataaaagaatctaTAGACTCAGTCTCTAGaaactttcaaacttttcaTGGCAGTCTatcctatattttattttatattgtacccgcactcaaggggatatgaatacccttataatgattatacacagtgcgagcaattaagaaGGCAGGATAGGATCGGACATTAGAATCactgggaaatattgagtctggtaaagcattccacattcatgtagtgcaactaaaaaaagaatctctctACATTactgtacgtccgaaattggactcaagggtaaactgatgggcattcctaaaagaacagGTATTACGTTTAAATTgcttgaggggaggaatgcaactggctatttcactagaacattgtttatgaaaatagcgatgaaataatgacagacatgaaaccttacggtGCTCAAGACaagcaaaagtttcagttaaacaacggtcacctatgaattttagagcttttttttaattttgtcaaatgtgttattggagcacctgcccagatatgggaaatGTTCTCGAGCTTCGGACGAATATAAGCTTTAAAGATTGTAGCCAAATCAGAActggtaaaaaacttcttgcatcttcggagaaaacctaaacacttagcagcatttttggcgatggcaaatatatgatcactccacaagtggtttgtaatgcacatacctaggactgatagctgttcagtctcctcgatgcaagtaccactcatggatagtcgCATCGGGGttgggttacgcttttgcgacactagacagcattaaattctacacggtttttgattccccattggacaatgctgtcaaggtcagaatttaatgagcttatcatacgctgccgttgaagctccacatccgaaggacaaggatgtgaatctagaaacgaatagcgtcggcgaaacagtttaatgtaTTGGAAGTGATagtcatttatgaataaaaggaagagagtcggagacaaaacggagccctgggacaCACAAGCggttattttgtgaatatcagatttgaacacATCACATcatacttgaattgaacggtttgaaaggtaatttctaacccaacgaagaagggattcatcaataccaaatgcacgcattttcgataagagagcttgatgccaaactttatcgaatgcttttgaaatatcaagtgcaataatcttactttctccaaaacgatgtaaagatttgttccactgttcggtgagatgaaccatgagatcaccagtggacctattgctacgaaagccgtattgccggtcattaagaagctttcgatcttcaagatatttcttgagctgataattaatcagcgtttccatgaccttggaaagaagggacgtaagtgcaatcggtcggtagttagagggtgaggaagattcgccttttttgggaataggctggacaaatgccgttttccatcctctcggaacgagacctgaggagtaggacagatgaaaaagcttacgcagtggttttgccagcgttgaagaacaccttttcagaacaatagcggggataccatccggaccagcggatttatgtgtgtttagatctcttaggactcttgcttaaagaaaacgtgatatcaacatctgatatccgaattttctcagatagtcaggccgctatcaaatctctggactctggctctaaaaactctataacagttcataactgtcgaccatctctaatggagatggcacaacagtttaatattcacttttgctgggtgccgggccatagacattccaggtaactgtaagcagatgaactcgtcaggaatggtacagtgcagcccatcctaccacgtttggcacctACTGGCATACCAACcgctacttgtaaattgttgctaatgcaggacgctgtgaggagggcaggcaccaggtggaacaacatcacctcGTGTCAAGTCACATATAAGgtataggaaagcacgccacgcgactaggcgtattctcaaatgactcagaagctgtatggacgagcaAGAGGAGGAAACTactcttcatcttctctgtacatgtccTGTTCTGGCTCGAAAACataagaattacctaggagaattcttctttaactaaATCaaatcagcataatcagcctctcatggttccattgagcttagaaggaagcttcaagatttatgtggtatcacaacaagtgtgtccgtttccatcttggacagcgactataacctaacctaaccatgctGGCCAGTACGTTAGTCAATGGTGAGGCCATTATTACGAACTTTTTCATTCAACACTTGATGTACCGAAGCTGTAGTTTCAACTAGACGGCGTATAATGCCATACAGTTCGTGCCACAATTGAtctattaaagaaaatttaaccacATGGTTTCACGTTAGCGACCCGTGAATTGGCCTTCATGATCGGGTGAATATGTGAAGTCGCTAGTCTACGCTGCCGATAAGCCCGAAATCATTGACTATTTGAAGGACAACATTTGCAGCATTTTTGCCAATATACGGCTACAATAATAATGGAAGAAGTCGTAGAAAATGTATCCTCCAGGTTAGACTATGTCCGACCCAGCCGTGACGGTCAAATGCcggaaatcatatttaaattataattccgGGAGATATTTTtccgaataaattaaatttcgaatcaatttaataaaaatcatctttgttttatttaatttcaaagttctacccatctaaaaaaaaaaaacacccttaatAAGCGGAAAAATCTGCGACGCTAAACATCGTAATCTATCTGACACCTCTAAATACACTAAGCAAATAAAATAGCTACAAGCCCTCTAATTCGCCTTAAAGCTCCATTACAGTGAACTAATAGCAACATTGGCCATTGACTTTTAACACATACTTCACCAAactgtaaatttcaaaaatctataGCCTTCAGATCTTTGTGGGAGAATAAGGCATTTCTGGAAGAAGGGTCAATTTCTTTTATACTGATGGATCAAAAACTaatgaaacttaaaataaaagaatctaTAGACTCTTTCAAACTGTTCATGGCAGTCAATTGTCTCTAATGGAGATGTCACATTAAACATTCAAATTGTTGGGTGACGGCCAATAGATACattcaagaaaatttgtaaaGTAGAT
This window contains:
- the LOC129946373 gene encoding enhancer of mRNA-decapping protein 3 yields the protein MDEDWIGRAVSIKCDDKLGVFQGMIKDICVEHITIIRAFRNGVPLRKQDAEITLRAQDILDIKLIPSFNGQSTVTPTVINKPTPVKQPNFASAPTSAAFEGNNGPVNGVGSLRESHSALTNKISNMKIANGHRKTPTSERFPKAPTVSSSNMNGITSLIGAANASTSSSTVTNGTTNTRTPPTTNSVAQFFGNLIPPKVEVRMGTSFAATTTPESFGSMSKPIDIVNANRSASVNNNPSCSLNGNGNGNGNGIIAATAPVGGNANGGKLNRVNFNKQRKKCRREGSLKQNQTFGTSVDDPIMNEDFDFEGNLALFDKQALWDVLEAEQKPDLVRQAVSVQDKKYRHDENILEGAPLQLRQIETMFDNSTDFVTDEGLIVPTIPSFVRLKIEQTAEACGLSIQRQNDILARGTTDLAILLLGGARRLTPNNCHQWPTIAIICDKSKNFRVSEIGAATGRQLASHGLKVLLYLQEDPSIERTSTEVLLFKATGNTIVYSVDALPTPDLVILSTCCENLSSSVTKWLKENRASILAIDPPRNGIRDVPIKYSILPTLPLNGISTNCGKLYLCNLGIPDKFYRDAGIKYKSPFGHKFVIPIHMKD